Part of the Nothobranchius furzeri strain GRZ-AD chromosome 2, NfurGRZ-RIMD1, whole genome shotgun sequence genome, ttggctgactggttagagcgtatgactctcatctggggatcgaatcccgcccgggccctcgtttatccaccttgccacatcaaGCATAACATCTAGCTCACCCTTGGAGCTTGCGTCCATCGATTTTCTGCATTTAGAGTCAAGCCAAGGAGGATACCAGTACATTCTGGTGGTGGTCGACCACTTCACTAGGTATGCCCAGGCCTATCCAACCTGTAACAAAAGTGGTAAAACGGCAGCAGAGCGATCTTTAATGATTTTATTCCCAGGTTCGGGTATCCCATGAAGCTACACCATGATCGGGCGTGAATTCGAAAATGAGCTCTTCTGGAATTTACAAAAGCTGACTGGAGTTGGACGCTCACGCACAACCCCATACCACCCTCAGGGTAACCCGGCGGAGCGATTCAATTGCACGGTGTTGGCCTGAACTGTAAACTCACCGAGGCGACTTCTAACAAGCAGCATTTCGCTTTTCTGGTGCAACTCATAAGAACTAAGGTGACTGAGTGGAACGATAATTGGCACTTTTCTTTAAAAGGAACTTTTTTAAATACTCTGAAGTTTAAACGAGtcagacttttatttatttaatgatcCAGCTGTTTTATACACGTGTGGTTTCGTTTTAACTGCGTTGATCAGCAGGTTTCTGACCGGAGGAAGATGGAGTCAGTTCAACACCATGGCAGTGTAGCTCTTACCGATCACACACAGCTGCTCCGTGTAAACTCACGTTATTTATTTTCTCCAATGGCAGATTTTTGCTGAATCTGTCAGTTCTGGCAGTCAAGCTtcctctgaaaaaaaaaatacgacCCAGGACCTGCTTCATCCTCACCTCCTCTGAATCCAAATAAAACCGTTTTGGCCGTTGTGTTTCTGTACCTAATTCAGCaggaaggtcactgggcctgtttGGCTCCTCGTCCTTCCACACAAGTCCATGAAAAATGAAGTAACGAATGACTTTTGACCTCCGTCTCATGATGCTTTTTCTTTCTGTGCGTAGGTGCCGTCTGCAGCCTCCAGTGTCTTCTGGACCGCATCCTGAGGACTGCTTTTCTGCTGCACTTTGAGGCGCAGGTGTTTGGGTTTGACGGGCATCGCCACTGCCAGGAGGATGCAGAGGATGTGGAGGCTGAAGTACCACGACCTGCAGAGCAAGCAGCTTGGTTAGAGTTCATAAACCCAGTTAGACCGGGTTACAGAAGtcagaataaaataaaagctGATGGGTTCATATCTGAGTTCAGACTGGCTCAATCTCAGTGAAACACACATAAACCCGAGGCAAATGTCAGCAGATCCCATGAATCTGATCTCAATCATAATTTAAAGGGATCTGATGCTGACTGACCAAAGGACACATGAGCAACATCTGACAGGAATGAGTTGGACTCAACCTGAAACCCACCAAGTCTGAGCCCAATGACAGGTGATTTACCTGCACTGCTGCACTGACCTGTAAAACTTTAAAGATGGACACACAGACAACAGGACAAAAGGAACCACAGTGTAGCAGATGGCGATCTGAGTGGCCGCCCAAGTGATGACATCATACACCAATTTATGGGTGGCAGACTGAAGGAAGTACGGCCGGACTTTGTGACGGACCTACGGGGAAAAACACGTAGTTTCAATTGGCAACAATAAACgtacttcatccatccatccatccatccatccattcatccatccactcatctaatcacattcatccatccatctagtcacatccatccatctaatcacatccatccatctaatcacatccatccatctaatcacatccacccatccatccatccatccaatcacatattttcatccatccatccttccatccatccatcatccatccatccatccacccatccaatcacatccatccatccatccatccatcaatccatccatctaatcacatccatccatccatcctattacatccatccatccatccatccatccaatcacatctttccatccatcccaccagccacattcatccatccatccaatcacatctttccatccatccatccatccatccatccatctaatcacatccatccatccaatcacatctttccatccatccatccatccatccatccatccatccatccagtcttCCAGCTCACCGCTCTGGCAGCCAGTGTGACCACGATGCCGGTGATGAAGGTGAGGTAGTATCCTGGATAGGCACCGTGCCACATGGCCGACAGGATGAAGGTAGCTGCTGTTGGGGGGTAGGGACATCGCTCATAACACACCCTGTTTACCAAAGGTTAAAGGTCAGCCTAAAGCAAAATTCATTCATAGTTCATCAGGAAAAGACAgacatgtttgtttgtgttttaaagcCTTTGGACGAACCGTTTGAGCCAGTGTACTGTCTGAATGTTCCAGTTATCCAGGAAAACTTTGAAACTGGTGGCAAACTGGAACAAAGCCAGAGTCTAATCAGTCATACTGAAACTTTAAATGTGTTAAGGAGAAGTGTCCCTCATTCACCCAAAGCCCTACCTCAATGTTCAGGATCCTCAGGTTGGAGATGAGGTCCCAGCGGGGAACGCCGTTACTGTCGTAACCATTCAAACCAAAACCAGCCGCGTTGTTGATGGCGTCAGCTGTTCAGTGGGACAAACTCAGGTTAGACTAAAATCAAACAAGTCACCAGGTAACCAGGTAAAGGTGACTACCCACCGAGCGTCCACACAAAATAGTACTTTGGTCTGGTGGTCACCATGGACAGGTACAGGTAGCACACCTGAGCGTAGAACGGTGTGTTGGCAATGAAGTCGTCGTCAATGTTACGCTCTACGGGGAAAACTTTACACACCGACAGAaagaccaggaggcagaagaagGAGGTGGCCACTTTACGGACAACCTCCATCTGAGGAGACACACATTTAGTCTTGTTTAAGTTTCCATTGTAGCCGAAATCAAACTTTTTATCTgtatttttacaaaataaaagacctGCGGCATCGCTAAAGCTTTTATTTTAATCAGTTGTCCTCTTTAACTTCTTATAAAGCTGAACCTtaaaatccaacatggctgccgcacaaacaggaagtggtgcTTGTTCTATGGGTTTTCTTTGTCTTGGCCCTTGAAGACTTGTTTTTCAGACGTGTAAGACTTGACTTTCCCATCAAAGACGGTTTGACTTGGTCTTGGCTTTCAAGGACATCCCAGCTAACAAAAATTTGTTgtaagaacgttatgggaatgtttattttgaatgttgtaaaaacgtagaaatgtccagtttttttaatgttactggaacggtgtgttaacgttacaaaaacattgctggaatgtttgcttaaagttgtttgaatgttattttacggttagcatgacattaacggaacgttatgggaatgtttactttgaatgttgtaaaaacgtagaaatgtccagtttttttaacgttactggaatggtgtgttaacgttacaaaaacattgctggaatgtttgcttaaagttgtttgaatgttattttacggttagcatgacgttaacagaacgttatgggaatatttactttgaatgttttaaaaacgtagaaatgtccagttttttgaacgttactggaatggtgtgttaacgttacaaaagcattgctggaatgtttgcttaaagttgtttgaatgttattttacggttagcatgacgttaacagaacgttatgggaatgtttattttgaatgttgtaaaaatgtagaaatgtccagtttttttaacgttactggaatggtgtgttaacgttacaaaaacattgctggaatgtttgcttaaagttgtttgaatgttattttacggttagcatgacgttaacagaacgttatgggaatgtttactttgaatgttttaaaaacgtagaaatgtccagtttttttaacgttacttgaatggtgtgttaacgttacaaaaacattgctggaatgtttgcttaaagttgtttgaatgttattttatggttagcatgatgttaacagaacgttatgggaatgtttattttgaatgttgtaaaaacgtagaaatgtccagtttttttaacgttactggaatggtgtgttaacgttacaaaaacattgctggaatgtttgcttaaagttgtttgaatgttattttacagttagcatgacgttaacagaacgttatgggaatgtttactttgaatgttttaaaaacgtagaaatgtccagtttttttaacgttactggaatggtgtgttaacgttacaaaagcattgctggaatgtttgcttaaaggtgtttgaattttattttacagttagcatgacgttaacagaacgttatgggaatgtttactttgaatgttttaaaaacgtagaaatgtccagtttttttaacgttactgggatggtgtgttaacgttacaaaaacattgctggaatgtttgcttaaagttgtttgaacgttattttacggttagcatgatgttaacagaacgttatgggaatgtttactttgaaagttgtaaaaacgtagaaatgtccagtttttttaacgttactggaatggtgtgttaacgatacaaaaacattgctggaatgtttgcttaaaggtgTTTGAATGTTATCTTACGGTTAGCGTGATGTTAACAGAACATTAGCATAACATTACTGGAACGGTTACTGAAACGTTATTTGATTATTAGCATAACGTTCCCGGAATATTTTCATAACATGGCTGCAATACTGCTACAATGTTACCGgaacattttgttaatgtttggaAAAATATTGTTGCaacattagcaaaacattgctaaaaCGTTAGCCTGACATTACCAGAACGTTATCTAAAGGCTAGAAAAATGTTTCtgcaacgttatcttaaggttagcaaaacattgctggaatatcagcataatgtttctggaacgttatcttaaggttagcataacattgctggaacattggcataatgtttctggaatgttagggttagggttagcaaaacattgctggaacatcagcataatgtatctggaacgttatcttaaggttagcaaaacattgctggaacatcagcataatgtttctggaacattatcttaaggttagcaaaacattgctggaacatcggcataatgtatctggaacgttatcttaaggttagcaaaacattgctggattatcggcataatgtatctggaacgttatcttaaggttagcaaaacattgctggaacatcggcataatgtatctggaacattatcttaaggttagcaaaacaacgctgGAGCATCAGTATTGTCACGatctggggatgtttaggacccaaatatgctgaaacccaggatgacactgtgggctttttctgttattcttaaagaaaagagtcggagagagtctttcagtcaagaacagcgtggtcttttatttgtcttctcacatgtcaggacagcTGAAAGACCCAGACAATCACGAGTCCTTCCTTCTTATAGCTCACAGCCTTTCTAACATTCAGCAGTAAACAGGcgagaaccagaccatatttggtagcacatctcttctgtggaaactgtgggtagagacttctgtctgggacacagcaactcttttggaatcacatcaagtatttcgcaagtcagataagctttaagcaattttactggaagcaagcagagaccaaaacaggaaattcctttggagatgatgttggaacagcacacgaactctagccagaaaacactttcaacctaagaactcagctttaactcaatacattttgtagatgacctcttgacctttttggcaccaacagtcctccctttggtggacttgtccaccactcattactattgtaaacaaattagcaaattagcaatgaatgcttaactaagtaacagaacaaatgagcaacaaataatgataatgtaacaatatgaccgaggatagagacaaaagggcataacatatgaccttgaatcaaaaaatgcataaaggagaacccatgccaaaacacgagatgattttccagactaacacagcaacgttaacacgtatatgtaatgaacaatgattaagacactgaaaaacaaccgatgggttcacagctgagacaatgaaaaactatgaaacaatacatgaaacatgaccttagcattaactgaacccattacttcgcgaatgtattgcatgcgcgctccgtatggaggcaaaaaaccctgcccgctgtactttaacaaggaaaattcctccatgtcccccccgaccccaggggcgaacaccacggcacagagcgtgcatgcgaggacattggtgacacatgtcctcgtcagtgatcaaaagaaaaagcacacacatatcaacaaaagcacatgaagataaacaggtgacaaatatgatgaataatgaacgattagctttagcgaagacgtaatgaaacagtaataagtccggttgaaaacttcattcaaaagaatagaacggaaaatacaagttcagcatccctgtcggcgttggaggccttctgctgcaggagggctttatgtggacaagtgtcctttatttgtcaggaaagcaaaggcataagtccttggctcagtcctccctttgtccatcttcgtgcagcgtggtggtgccgactccatcctccccacagcgagcaaaacacaacatgtcaacaagaaaaacttgaattagcacgccaattgcctataaacccattaccacaaaaacttcctaaatattagacccatagacaaagcatccatccccacattcacaccccctttctatactactcactatcctaaattaaagagctagtttgccagcacggcatgcaatgattcactcaaacatttccgggctaatggtaaaagcaaaactcacctgattgtcttgataactaggagtaatgtaaatggccgctcggtaaaacgaccagaaataagtccttaaaaccaaatttaaaagtcATCCAGCCAATTCGACCTAAACCCAATCAGAATCACCTATTCTGATCCTCAACCTTCGACACCACCGTCAAACccttcatgcaacatccacacaccctcaaaaatgagcacatgctaactcatcactataagaaaacactagtcaaatcgtgacatccagcaccctccagaagatctgtcgcacctgaaatggagtactaacagtcatggttatgttatcacactaagttaaagaactcagacacaaacgggaacaaaaatgatgtgaaacctaagaatatatggtaaactcatatgttgggtcacctatcatcagtagttcggaatccccagcatacgaggaattaatccgcagcattatgacctataacaatgtcattaatgtgctctaagcacttatccagaaacatgttagttctgggcccattattggtagtttaccaggaatacacacatgctatattctgtCAGTATTCGTCTCTTTATTACCTCAGATCTGCCTGGCCCCTCCGGCCCATGCAAAAGCTTTACGTACACCTTAAACCTATAACCTCCCCtcggacaaataaaacaatcaaagttgtaaaactggaacaaaagtaattggACATCAGCTAAGTGATGCTGTCATTGTATGGTTAGTGAGACTAGTCAAGTCCACGCATCTACAGATGTGACTATAATGacgtgaatgcaggtatggaaaccagtctagtgtgtagagtagttgcattttactcatctttcattgtaaacaattcctctattggtgtcgcggtcgtcggatggcctataaaacgatgatacattgtggtgatgtctttgtcctcttgttatgcttgtccattggttatcctcttcacctcctccagcagaaaccccattgtaattaatcagggatggttcctagcggcattcaagacaagaaccatacaagttcagcaaacttcttcttgatttagttaaactagtcccagtaaggtgagaagcgacactatcctttagccttcatctcaggtatcgacgtgagtccatgagagtccaatcttcatcttttccatcctcacccttggtcaccttgcaacaccaggaagccttgcactctggtcggaccagacgtcccccgagccgatcgcctagggattaatggttatgcacaaaaatgacctaactcttactgaccctagcctctgataccttcaacatcagacacatacagttacaaacagcaagcgcaattaaaggtacagtgacatcatgacatggacacacacggacacacaaacacatacacatgcacatacacacacagagagagatagagagagagcaagaatgtgtgtgtggaagaaaaaataagtgggatccactttgccaccagcatctccacctgtgtcacagagagaaattgcaaagaaattaaaacataaaacaaacaacaataattcaatgagtataaacgattcaactaaaatatacaaccatgcatgggttttaaaacagttccagtaacactggagatgatgccttgtataatgaattcttaagatggtcttcaccaattagagattataaccgaattgtttcaggatcctgaatttgaatttgaattggttaatttactcagaattgtCCAATggttttgttgatgtttctcaaggctcagccacgcccatataaataaataaacaaacaaacaaaacaaacacagtcaagcacacggtccatacacgtctctgtgccctcacacaccaagcaaatgtcagacttaagcgaaagtgtgaaattcctGATTTAAGTAGGCATGCATGTTAGTAAATACATTGAGAGTTTCCTTCCACTTCTTAAACATCTAGATTATTTCCAGAAAATGCTCAGACTGCAAGAGCGGGACACGC contains:
- the LOC129165242 gene encoding lysophospholipid acyltransferase 2-like — protein: MEVVRKVATSFFCLLVFLSVCKVFPVERNIDDDFIANTPFYAQVCYLYLSMVTTRPKYYFVWTLADAINNAAGFGLNGYDSNGVPRWDLISNLRILNIEFATSFKVFLDNWNIQTVHWLKRVCYERCPYPPTAATFILSAMWHGAYPGYYLTFITGIVVTLAARAVRHKVRPYFLQSATHKLVYDVITWAATQIAICYTVVPFVLLSVCPSLKFYRSWYFSLHILCILLAVAMPVKPKHLRLKVQQKSSPQDAVQKTLEAADGTYAQKEKAS